Proteins from a genomic interval of Sinobacterium caligoides:
- a CDS encoding MlaA family lipoprotein, with protein sequence MEQMRMFSQGRAVLLTALFSLAYVIPAAADAVDAVDPWEGLNRKIFAFNDYGDRYLLRPVASGYHYITPDPIETGISNVFSNSYLVVTLMNDLFQLKFLELGRDGARFTINTTVGLLGFFDVASKIGLEHRREDFGQTLAYYGMPSGPYIVLPFLGSSTVRDGFSLIPDAQLAPVISSIDHIPTRNQVFAANLVSKRADVLAVEQLLTGDRYSFIRDAYLQRREWLINDGAVEDNFGDEDFDDFGEEIDF encoded by the coding sequence ATGGAGCAGATGAGAATGTTCAGCCAAGGAAGAGCGGTATTACTAACGGCATTGTTTAGTTTAGCTTATGTGATCCCTGCGGCAGCTGATGCGGTTGACGCGGTTGATCCGTGGGAAGGGCTTAACCGCAAGATATTCGCTTTTAATGATTATGGCGACCGTTATCTGCTACGGCCCGTTGCCAGTGGTTATCATTATATTACTCCAGACCCTATAGAGACGGGCATTAGCAATGTTTTTAGTAATAGCTATCTAGTCGTAACCTTAATGAACGACTTATTTCAGCTTAAGTTTCTTGAGCTGGGGCGCGATGGTGCGCGCTTTACTATCAACACGACTGTTGGTCTACTTGGCTTTTTTGACGTGGCGAGTAAGATTGGCTTAGAGCACCGTAGGGAAGATTTTGGTCAAACACTGGCTTATTACGGCATGCCCTCGGGTCCTTACATAGTATTGCCTTTTTTAGGAAGTAGTACAGTACGGGACGGTTTTAGTTTGATACCCGACGCTCAACTAGCACCAGTAATCAGTTCTATCGATCACATTCCTACTAGAAATCAGGTGTTTGCAGCGAATCTTGTGAGTAAAAGGGCCGACGTGTTAGCTGTTGAGCAGTTGTTGACCGGCGACCGTTATAGTTTCATTCGCGATGCTTATCTGCAGCGTCGAGAGTGGTTGATAAATGATGGTGCGGTAGAAGACAATTTCGGTGATGAAGATTTTGATGATTTTGGCGAAGAGATTGATTTTTAA
- the hrpA gene encoding ATP-dependent RNA helicase HrpA: MSVEQLKTLSRQVDQAMIKDRHRLKQAIGRTKSLLKQGKPTDKSVEKLVAQQQKSIEMAQRRREKLPTVNYPEQLPVSQLKDEILSAVLAHQVVIVAGETGSGKTTQLPKICLEAGRGVFGKIGHTQPRRLAARTVAHRIAEELAVPMGEQVGYQVRFSDHSNPETLIKLMTDGILLAETQHDRYLQQYDTLIIDEAHERSLNIDFLLGYVKQLLPKRPDLKVIITSATIDVESFSQHFSGAPVVEVSGRAYDVQVEYFPPSDMADGEAKDGDTAAQIVEAVHHICALEAKGQGHRQGDILVFLPGEREIRESALKLRRAEIPHLDVLPLYARLTASEQDQVFNPSKSQGRRIVLATNVAETSLTVPGIRYVIDSGVARISRYSYRTKVQRLPIEAVSQASANQRKGRCGRIAEGTCVRLYDEADFISRPEFTDPEILRTNLAAVILQMQGLGLGDIEQFPFINAPDSRLVRDGEKLLEELGAVSAPGKLSALGRQLLALPVDPRIGRMVLAAAREGCLREMLIIAGSLSVQDPRERPADKRQASDEKHRRFQQQDSDFVSQLKLWDYYEQQREELSQNQLRKMCKREFLSYMRMREWRDIHHQLRLAIKTLKLKENTEPANQQQIHRALLAGLLGHIGFRDEGKEYYGARNRKFHLFPGSAVYKKPPKWVVAAELVETSKLFARTIALIEPEWVLDYAGHLTKKDYSEPHWSTKSGQVMAYEKVSLYGLVLSDRQRVDFGKIDPVVSREIFIRSALVEGLYRQKAAFRRHNLQLLAEIERLEAKTRRRDILVDEQVLYEFFDQRIPENICSLSSFEHWRKECEKQQPELLFLTREYLMRHSASGAGEAQYPNSLQWQDITVPLSYHFEPGSKLDGVTAHVPVALLARLPDHLYEWLVPGMLFDKCVALVKALPKSYRKNFVPVPEYVEKALALLERSDSSLVEALNEALRRITGVKIPIEQWRAETLEDYYRMNFRLLNERGGEIICSRDLAALKHEYQQTAQQTLAKQADNRFEQADITEWNFGELPLEHHFKQAGMKIKAYPALVDDKKSVSVKLLDSQQEAFEQSQAGLLRLLMLALPQQVKYLKKELLKSNKANLSLVGVAQKSVFLDDLIAAVFRRTFLSDITRADAVPRQRQAFESLLEEKRADLVANGYEYEQLVETILTLNQKVMAKLKTLNSLAWAYCASDVKRQLSGLFFSGFVDHVPYPVLLDYPRYLKGVLERLEGLGGAESRDRAAVIKVDAQLKLLDDKINGDFSLLREDHSLFEFRWAIEEYRISLFAQRLGTKHPVSEKRLKKMWVDATTVAVKV; this comes from the coding sequence GTGAGTGTTGAGCAGTTAAAAACATTGTCTAGGCAAGTCGATCAAGCGATGATTAAGGATCGTCATCGTTTGAAGCAGGCTATTGGTCGAACGAAATCTTTGCTAAAGCAGGGTAAGCCAACAGATAAGAGTGTCGAAAAGCTGGTTGCTCAGCAGCAGAAATCTATTGAAATGGCGCAGCGTCGCCGGGAGAAACTTCCCACCGTCAACTATCCAGAGCAGTTGCCAGTAAGCCAGTTGAAAGATGAGATTCTTTCAGCGGTATTGGCGCATCAAGTTGTTATTGTGGCGGGAGAGACCGGCTCGGGTAAAACAACACAGCTGCCGAAGATATGTTTGGAGGCGGGTCGAGGTGTTTTCGGTAAAATAGGCCACACCCAGCCACGCCGCTTGGCTGCAAGAACTGTTGCGCATCGTATCGCCGAAGAGCTCGCAGTGCCAATGGGTGAGCAGGTGGGTTATCAGGTGCGGTTTAGTGATCACAGCAACCCAGAAACGCTGATCAAGCTGATGACTGACGGTATTTTACTTGCCGAAACACAGCATGACCGTTACTTACAGCAGTACGATACACTGATCATTGATGAGGCGCACGAGCGTAGCCTGAATATCGACTTCTTACTGGGCTATGTTAAGCAATTGTTGCCGAAACGCCCTGACCTCAAGGTGATCATCACCTCTGCTACTATCGATGTGGAGAGCTTTTCTCAGCACTTTTCCGGTGCGCCTGTGGTTGAAGTCAGTGGTCGAGCCTACGATGTACAGGTCGAGTATTTTCCGCCAAGTGATATGGCTGATGGTGAGGCTAAGGATGGAGATACTGCCGCACAAATTGTTGAGGCGGTTCACCATATCTGTGCGCTTGAGGCGAAAGGGCAGGGTCATCGTCAGGGCGACATTTTGGTGTTTTTGCCCGGTGAGAGGGAGATTCGTGAGTCGGCGCTGAAGTTGAGGCGGGCTGAGATTCCCCATCTTGACGTCTTGCCCCTGTACGCACGACTGACGGCATCCGAGCAAGATCAAGTCTTCAACCCATCAAAGTCCCAGGGGCGGCGTATTGTATTAGCGACGAACGTTGCTGAGACGTCATTGACCGTGCCAGGAATTCGCTATGTTATCGATAGTGGTGTGGCGAGGATTTCACGCTATAGTTATCGGACAAAGGTTCAGCGACTGCCGATTGAAGCGGTCTCGCAGGCGAGTGCAAACCAGCGCAAGGGGCGCTGTGGGCGGATTGCCGAGGGTACCTGTGTACGGCTTTATGATGAGGCCGATTTTATATCGCGGCCTGAGTTTACTGACCCTGAAATATTACGCACCAACTTGGCAGCGGTTATTCTGCAAATGCAGGGGCTGGGGTTGGGCGATATTGAGCAGTTCCCCTTTATCAACGCACCAGATAGTCGCTTAGTTCGTGATGGTGAGAAGTTGCTAGAAGAGCTCGGTGCCGTGAGCGCTCCGGGTAAGCTATCAGCCTTGGGGCGCCAGCTACTCGCGCTGCCAGTTGATCCTCGTATTGGTCGAATGGTATTGGCGGCGGCTCGAGAGGGTTGCTTGCGAGAGATGTTAATTATTGCGGGTTCGCTGAGTGTACAAGATCCGCGCGAACGGCCGGCCGATAAGCGTCAAGCTTCTGATGAGAAGCATCGGCGTTTTCAGCAGCAAGACTCAGACTTCGTGAGTCAGTTAAAGCTATGGGACTATTACGAGCAGCAGCGCGAAGAGTTATCACAAAATCAACTGCGAAAAATGTGTAAGCGCGAGTTTCTCTCTTATATGCGCATGAGGGAATGGCGCGATATTCACCATCAGCTGCGTCTAGCGATAAAAACACTTAAATTAAAAGAGAATACCGAACCCGCGAACCAACAGCAGATTCACAGGGCGTTGTTGGCGGGATTGCTTGGTCATATTGGATTTCGTGATGAGGGCAAGGAGTATTACGGGGCGCGTAATCGTAAATTCCATCTGTTCCCCGGTTCCGCTGTCTATAAAAAACCGCCAAAGTGGGTGGTTGCGGCGGAGTTGGTTGAAACGAGTAAGCTATTTGCTCGCACCATTGCGCTGATCGAACCAGAGTGGGTGCTTGATTATGCCGGCCATCTAACAAAGAAAGATTACAGCGAACCTCACTGGAGCACGAAGAGTGGCCAGGTCATGGCCTATGAGAAGGTCAGTCTATATGGTTTGGTGTTAAGTGATCGCCAACGCGTCGACTTTGGTAAAATTGACCCAGTCGTCAGTCGTGAGATATTCATTCGCTCCGCTTTGGTGGAGGGGTTGTATCGTCAGAAGGCTGCCTTTAGACGGCATAACCTACAGCTTTTGGCGGAAATTGAGCGACTGGAGGCGAAGACACGTCGGCGTGATATTTTGGTTGACGAGCAAGTGCTTTATGAGTTCTTTGATCAGCGTATACCGGAAAATATTTGTAGCCTGAGCAGCTTTGAGCATTGGCGAAAGGAGTGTGAAAAGCAGCAGCCTGAGCTGTTGTTTCTGACGCGTGAGTACCTGATGCGGCATAGTGCAAGTGGTGCAGGCGAGGCGCAATACCCTAATAGTTTACAGTGGCAAGATATTACTGTGCCGTTGAGCTATCACTTTGAGCCTGGCAGTAAGCTTGATGGTGTCACTGCCCATGTACCAGTAGCCTTGCTTGCTCGTTTACCCGACCACTTGTACGAGTGGCTGGTGCCTGGCATGTTGTTTGATAAGTGTGTTGCCTTGGTTAAGGCCTTACCAAAGAGTTATCGAAAAAACTTCGTGCCGGTACCAGAGTATGTTGAGAAGGCCTTGGCGCTTTTAGAGCGTTCAGATAGCTCGCTAGTGGAGGCATTGAATGAGGCTTTACGGCGTATTACAGGCGTTAAAATACCCATCGAGCAGTGGCGTGCCGAGACTTTAGAGGACTATTATCGAATGAACTTCCGCCTGCTCAACGAGCGTGGTGGAGAGATTATTTGCAGTCGTGACCTTGCGGCTTTAAAGCATGAATACCAACAAACAGCACAGCAAACATTGGCTAAGCAGGCTGATAATCGCTTTGAACAGGCTGACATTACCGAGTGGAATTTTGGCGAGCTACCACTAGAGCATCATTTTAAGCAAGCAGGCATGAAAATTAAGGCTTATCCGGCCCTAGTTGATGACAAGAAGAGTGTCTCTGTTAAGCTGCTTGACTCGCAGCAAGAAGCTTTTGAGCAAAGCCAAGCCGGTTTGTTACGTTTGCTGATGTTAGCCTTGCCGCAGCAGGTCAAATATCTAAAAAAAGAGCTGCTTAAAAGTAATAAAGCGAATTTAAGTCTAGTTGGGGTTGCGCAAAAATCAGTATTCCTCGATGACCTGATTGCAGCTGTCTTTCGCCGTACCTTTTTGTCAGATATTACGCGTGCTGATGCGGTGCCGAGGCAGCGCCAAGCGTTTGAGTCTTTGCTTGAGGAAAAACGTGCGGACTTGGTGGCTAATGGTTATGAGTATGAGCAATTGGTCGAGACTATATTGACGCTTAACCAAAAGGTGATGGCAAAGCTGAAAACGCTGAACTCGTTGGCTTGGGCATACTGTGCGAGTGATGTTAAGCGGCAGTTGTCCGGTCTATTCTTCAGTGGTTTTGTTGATCATGTGCCGTATCCCGTTTTACTGGATTACCCCCGTTATCTTAAGGGGGTTCTTGAGCGGCTTGAAGGGCTTGGTGGCGCGGAGTCTCGAGACAGGGCTGCGGTTATTAAAGTTGATGCGCAGCTGAAATTGCTTGATGATAAAATTAATGGCGATTTCTCTCTTTTGCGTGAAGACCACAGCTTGTTCGAATTCCGCTGGGCCATTGAGGAATATAGAATATCTTTGTTTGCACAGCGTTTGGGAACGAAGCATCCAGTTTCGGAAAAGCGCTTGAAAAAGATGTGGGTTGACGCGACCACCGTCGCGGTAAAAGTGTAG